One region of Acropora muricata isolate sample 2 chromosome 13, ASM3666990v1, whole genome shotgun sequence genomic DNA includes:
- the LOC136896292 gene encoding uncharacterized protein, with protein sequence MLCRWLRQLKVQKTAEVALGELSLSSKSVFTPTFRCITDKSLSCGRFPHNESVVYKWLHHPFSGETRNQIKAINVVKRAGTPWTDNNLFNAVKLNELEFGHDNKFETFYHGTDHRFVTSIIEGIDLRKGGKRNEFSDGDGFYVTNSLSKGKEWADRNFGNNNSAVLAFRVSKVELRGNENSKGLDLTGIEKKEEWQNLVKNCLSSDRSFLNTVEGYDFIEGPLVDEDRKDSEGNCTPKKDSYQLCVRTDDCASLFDRSLAAVYFAPFFY encoded by the coding sequence ATGCTTTGTAGATGGTTGCGGCAACTAAAAGTCCAAAAGACTGCGGAAGTTGCTTTGGGCGAACTATCTTTGTCTTCAAAATCTGTCTTCACCCCCACTTTCCGATGCATCACTGATAAATCCTTGTCATGTGGCCGTTTTCCGCATAACGAGAGTGTCGTTTATAAATGGCTGCATCATCCATTTAGCGGAGAAACCCGAAACCAGATAAAGGCAATAAACGTCGTGAAGCGAGCAGGAACACCTTGGACCGACAACAACTTATTTAACGCAGTAAAATTAAATGAACTGGAATTTGGCCATGATAACAAGTTTGAAACTTTTTACCATGGAACAGATCATAGATTCGTTACAAGTATAATAGAAGGAATTGACTTGAGAAAAGGAGGAAAAAGAAACGAATTTAGTGACGGTGATGGCTTTTACGTCACCAATAGCCTTTCTAAGGGAAAAGAATGGGCTGATCGTAATTTTGGTAATAATAATTCTGCTGTTCTAGCCTTTCGAGTAAGCAAGGTGGAACTGCGAGGAAATGAAAACAGCAAAGGTCTGGATTTGACGGGTattgaaaagaaagaggaatggcAGAATTTGGTCAAGAATTGTCTTTCTTCGGACAGGAGTTTTCTCAACACCGTAGAAGGATACGACTTTATTGAAGGGCCTTTGGTAGACGAAGACAGAAAAGATTCTGAAGGCAACTGTACTCCAAAGAAAGACTCGTATCAACTTTGTGTTCGCACAGATGACTGCGCCTCGCTGTTTGACAGAAGTCTTGCAGCGGTTTATTTTGCTCCATTCTTTTATTGA